The Luteimonas sp. YGD11-2 genome has a window encoding:
- the hemE gene encoding uroporphyrinogen decarboxylase, translating to MSAPLKNDRFLRALRREPVDHTPVWLMRQAGRYLPEYRATRAQAGSFLAMAKNPDLACEVTLQPLRRFPLDAAILFSDILTIPDAMGLELYFVDGEGPKFRKPVRDAAAIAALGVPDMETELRYVMDAVRVIRRELDGSVPLIGFSGSPWTLACYMVEGGGSKNFSRIKAMALNDPQALHALLSVNTDAVIAYLAAQRAAGAQALQVFDTWGGVLSPAMYREFSLPYLERIARELERGEGADRTPLILFGKGTAAYLEELAATGTDGVGVDWMVGLDEAARRTGGRVALQGNLDPCVLYGSPEAIRREVATVLDAYRDGNGGSRDGHVFNLGHGMSPDMDPEHVAVLVEAVHAHSAR from the coding sequence TTGTCCGCACCGCTGAAGAACGACCGTTTCCTGCGCGCCCTCCGGCGCGAGCCCGTCGACCACACCCCCGTCTGGCTGATGCGCCAGGCCGGCCGCTACCTGCCCGAGTACCGCGCCACCCGCGCGCAGGCCGGCAGCTTCCTGGCGATGGCCAAGAACCCCGATCTCGCCTGCGAGGTCACCCTGCAGCCGCTGCGGCGCTTCCCGCTGGATGCGGCGATCCTGTTCTCCGACATCCTCACCATCCCCGATGCGATGGGGCTGGAGCTGTACTTCGTCGACGGCGAGGGCCCCAAGTTCCGCAAGCCGGTGCGCGACGCCGCGGCGATCGCCGCGCTCGGCGTGCCGGACATGGAAACCGAGCTGCGCTACGTGATGGATGCGGTGCGGGTGATCCGCCGCGAGCTCGACGGCAGCGTGCCGCTGATCGGCTTCTCCGGCAGCCCGTGGACGCTGGCCTGCTACATGGTCGAGGGCGGCGGCAGCAAGAACTTCTCGCGCATCAAGGCGATGGCGCTCAACGACCCCCAGGCGCTGCATGCGCTGCTGTCGGTGAACACCGATGCGGTGATCGCCTACCTCGCCGCACAGCGTGCCGCCGGCGCGCAGGCGCTGCAGGTGTTCGACACCTGGGGCGGCGTGCTGAGCCCGGCAATGTACCGCGAGTTCTCGTTGCCCTATCTCGAGCGCATCGCGCGTGAACTCGAGCGTGGCGAGGGTGCCGACCGCACCCCGCTGATCCTGTTCGGCAAGGGCACCGCCGCGTATCTGGAAGAGCTTGCCGCCACCGGCACCGATGGCGTCGGCGTGGACTGGATGGTCGGCCTGGACGAAGCCGCACGCCGCACCGGCGGCCGGGTCGCGCTGCAGGGCAACCTCGATCCGTGCGTGCTCTATGGCAGCCCGGAGGCGATCCGCCGCGAGGTGGCCACCGTGTTGGACGCCTACCGCGACGGCAACGGCGGCTCGCGCGACGGCCACGTGTTCAACCTCGGCCACGGCATGTCGCCGGACATGGACCCGGAACACGTCGCGGTGCTGGTCGAGGCGGTGCACGCGCACAGCGCACGCTGA
- a CDS encoding WGR domain-containing protein, whose protein sequence is MRLLLQQPAEGREAPRFVQLMLQPDLLGGWTLVRESGQIGGRSQVRREQFLDQTSAVGALEQARDAQLKRGFRLVYAQGATAPPPR, encoded by the coding sequence ATGCGCCTGCTGCTGCAACAACCCGCCGAAGGACGTGAAGCGCCGCGCTTCGTCCAGCTGATGCTCCAGCCCGACCTGCTGGGCGGCTGGACGCTGGTGCGCGAGTCCGGCCAGATCGGCGGCCGCAGCCAGGTGCGCCGCGAACAGTTCCTCGACCAGACCAGCGCGGTGGGCGCGCTCGAGCAGGCGCGCGACGCCCAGCTCAAGCGCGGCTTCCGGCTGGTCTATGCCCAGGGCGCGACCGCGCCACCACCGCGCTGA
- the aroB gene encoding 3-dehydroquinate synthase, translating to MPSPPRTVDVGGTAPYRIHIGPGLLDDGTLLAGPLRGGQALLVSDSQVAPRYAARVADALRRARPGIAIGEFVLPAGEASKTLDGFAGAIDALATLGARRDACVYALGGGVVGDLAGFAAACWMRGIDCVQLPTSLLAMVDSSVGGKTAVDLPQGKNLVGAFHPPRAVIADTATLASLPARELRAGLAEVVKYGALGDAAFLGWLEEHADALLAMDDDALAEAIARSCAHKAAIVARDPFEHGERALLNFGHTFAHAIETAQGYGGLNHGEAVAVGMVLAARLSEALGLAPAADGDRLRALLQRFGLPVALPPGLDPEQLLAHMRLDKKAQAGGLRFIVWRGAGRAEVLPDVPESAVLAVLRAD from the coding sequence ATGCCCTCCCCACCCCGCACCGTCGACGTCGGCGGTACCGCGCCCTATCGCATCCATATCGGCCCCGGGCTGCTCGATGACGGCACCCTGCTGGCCGGCCCGCTGCGTGGCGGCCAGGCCCTGCTGGTCAGCGACAGCCAGGTCGCGCCGCGCTATGCCGCGCGGGTGGCGGACGCGCTGCGCCGGGCGCGCCCCGGCATCGCGATCGGCGAGTTCGTGCTGCCGGCGGGCGAGGCCTCCAAGACCCTCGACGGCTTCGCCGGCGCCATCGATGCACTGGCGACGCTGGGGGCGCGTCGCGATGCCTGCGTCTATGCACTCGGCGGTGGCGTGGTCGGCGACCTCGCCGGCTTTGCCGCGGCCTGCTGGATGCGTGGCATCGACTGCGTGCAGCTGCCCACCTCGCTGCTGGCGATGGTGGATTCCTCGGTGGGCGGCAAGACCGCGGTCGATCTGCCGCAGGGCAAGAACCTCGTCGGCGCCTTCCACCCGCCGCGCGCGGTCATCGCCGACACCGCGACGCTTGCGTCGCTGCCGGCGCGCGAACTGCGCGCGGGCCTGGCCGAAGTGGTGAAGTACGGCGCCCTCGGCGATGCCGCGTTCCTGGGCTGGCTGGAAGAACATGCTGACGCACTGCTGGCCATGGACGACGATGCACTCGCCGAAGCCATCGCGCGCAGTTGCGCGCACAAGGCGGCGATCGTCGCGCGTGATCCGTTCGAACATGGCGAGCGCGCGCTGCTGAACTTCGGCCACACCTTTGCCCATGCGATCGAGACCGCACAGGGCTACGGCGGGCTCAACCATGGCGAGGCCGTCGCGGTGGGCATGGTGCTGGCGGCACGGCTGTCGGAAGCGCTGGGACTGGCGCCGGCGGCCGACGGCGACCGACTGCGTGCGCTGCTGCAGCGCTTCGGCCTGCCGGTGGCACTGCCGCCCGGGCTCGACCCCGAACAGCTGCTCGCGCACATGCGTCTGGACAAGAAGGCGCAGGCCGGCGGGCTGCGTTTCATCGTCTGGCGTGGCGCCGGCCGCGCCGAGGTGCTGCCGGACGTGCCGGAGAGCGCGGTGCTGGCGGTGCTGCGCGCAGACTGA
- a CDS encoding kinase encodes MTQTTHPAAPERTATGFSAALVDAVLADARRDSVRIYGISGLQGSGKSTLAAQLAQAGPAAGVRVAVVSIDDFYLDRPQREALAREVHPLLCTRGPPGTHDIALALRTLDALRAGRDVSIPRFDKRADRRLPESAWERVARADLVVFEGWFLGTPAESPEALVQPVNALERDEDPDGLWRRHCNDALARDYPALWSRIDRLLLLQAPGFEVVPDWRWQQECAAHARNPTHPGMDRAQCDRFVQHYERVSRQALRTLPPRADLRVRLDARRSPRITA; translated from the coding sequence ATGACGCAGACCACGCATCCGGCCGCCCCGGAACGCACGGCCACCGGCTTCAGCGCCGCCCTGGTGGACGCGGTGCTCGCCGATGCGCGCCGCGACAGCGTGCGGATCTACGGCATCAGTGGCCTGCAGGGCAGCGGCAAGTCCACGCTGGCCGCGCAGCTCGCGCAGGCGGGTCCCGCCGCCGGCGTGCGCGTCGCGGTGGTGTCGATCGACGACTTCTACCTCGACCGCCCGCAGCGCGAGGCGCTTGCACGCGAGGTGCATCCGCTGCTGTGCACACGCGGCCCGCCCGGCACCCACGACATCGCGCTGGCCCTGCGCACGCTGGACGCGTTGCGCGCGGGCCGGGATGTGTCGATCCCGCGCTTCGACAAGCGCGCCGACCGCCGCCTGCCCGAGTCTGCGTGGGAGCGCGTCGCGCGCGCCGACCTGGTGGTGTTCGAGGGCTGGTTCCTCGGTACACCTGCGGAATCTCCCGAAGCGCTGGTGCAGCCGGTCAACGCCCTGGAGCGCGACGAGGACCCGGACGGACTCTGGCGCCGCCACTGCAACGACGCGCTCGCACGCGACTATCCGGCGCTGTGGTCGCGCATCGACCGCCTGCTGCTGCTCCAGGCGCCCGGCTTCGAGGTGGTGCCGGACTGGCGCTGGCAACAGGAATGCGCCGCGCATGCGCGTAACCCGACCCACCCCGGCATGGACCGCGCACAGTGCGACCGCTTCGTGCAGCACTACGAGCGTGTCAGCCGCCAGGCGCTGCGCACCCTGCCCCCACGCGCGGACCTGCGGGTGCGGCTGGACGCGCGGCGCTCGCCGCGGATCACCGCCTGA
- the pdxH gene encoding pyridoxamine 5'-phosphate oxidase — MDPLHAEALATFDVLFAEAARAGEPDPTAMVVATAGIDARPSARMVLLKAHDARGFVFYTHLDGRKGRELQENPRAALLFHWPRVRQGVQVRIEGEVVLVDDAEADAYFASRPRGSQVGAWASLQSEPLASAEEFAQRLADVEAEFDGRDVPRPPRWGGLRVRPERIEFWYGAQFRLHERWLYSCDPTDAWSKRMLFP, encoded by the coding sequence ATCGACCCTCTCCACGCGGAAGCGCTGGCCACCTTCGACGTGCTGTTCGCCGAAGCCGCCCGCGCCGGCGAACCCGATCCCACCGCGATGGTGGTGGCCACTGCTGGCATCGACGCGCGCCCGTCGGCGCGCATGGTGCTGCTGAAGGCACACGACGCCCGCGGATTCGTGTTCTACACCCACCTCGATGGGCGCAAGGGCCGCGAGCTGCAGGAAAACCCGCGTGCCGCGCTGCTGTTCCACTGGCCGCGCGTGCGCCAGGGCGTGCAGGTGCGCATCGAGGGCGAGGTGGTTCTGGTCGACGACGCCGAAGCGGATGCGTATTTCGCCAGCCGCCCGCGTGGCAGCCAGGTCGGTGCCTGGGCATCGCTGCAGTCCGAACCGCTGGCGTCTGCGGAGGAGTTCGCGCAGCGGCTGGCCGATGTCGAAGCCGAGTTCGATGGCCGCGACGTCCCGCGCCCGCCGCGCTGGGGCGGGCTGCGCGTGCGCCCGGAACGCATCGAGTTCTGGTACGGCGCGCAGTTCCGGCTGCACGAACGCTGGCTGTATTCCTGCGACCCCACCGACGCGTGGTCGAAGCGGATGCTGTTTCCTTGA
- a CDS encoding cobalamin-binding protein, translating into MKGQPAGPQRIVCLTEEPTETLYALGAQDRIVGISGFTVRPPQARREKPKVSAFTSAKVEAILALKPDLAIGFSDIQADIAAELVRRGVEVWIANHRSVDGILDYIQRLGALVGLPVQARDYADTLRRGLDTIERQAATLERRPKVYFEEWDEPIITGIRWVAELIGIAGGDDVFPELSVEPLAKARILANGDPVIARAPDIILGSWCGKKFRPERVAARPGWEAIPAVRDGELHEIKSPLILQPGPAALTDGIGEIAAIIVRWSQRQARTGS; encoded by the coding sequence TTGAAGGGCCAGCCCGCCGGCCCGCAGCGCATCGTCTGCCTGACCGAGGAACCGACCGAGACGCTGTATGCGCTCGGCGCCCAGGACCGCATCGTCGGCATCAGCGGCTTCACCGTGCGCCCGCCGCAGGCGCGCCGCGAGAAGCCGAAGGTCAGCGCGTTCACCAGTGCCAAGGTGGAGGCGATCCTCGCGCTGAAGCCGGACCTCGCGATCGGCTTTTCCGACATCCAGGCCGATATCGCCGCCGAACTGGTGCGCCGCGGGGTCGAGGTGTGGATCGCCAACCATCGCAGCGTGGACGGCATCCTCGACTACATCCAGCGCCTGGGCGCGCTGGTCGGCCTGCCGGTGCAGGCGCGTGACTATGCCGACACCCTGCGCCGGGGCCTGGACACCATCGAGCGCCAGGCGGCAACGCTGGAACGGCGCCCGAAGGTCTACTTCGAGGAATGGGACGAGCCGATCATCACCGGCATCCGCTGGGTCGCCGAGCTGATCGGCATTGCCGGTGGCGATGACGTGTTCCCGGAGCTTTCGGTCGAGCCGCTGGCAAAGGCACGCATTCTCGCCAACGGCGATCCGGTGATCGCGCGCGCGCCGGACATCATCCTGGGCTCGTGGTGCGGCAAGAAGTTCCGGCCCGAACGCGTGGCCGCACGACCGGGCTGGGAGGCGATCCCGGCGGTGCGCGATGGCGAGCTGCACGAGATCAAGTCGCCACTGATCCTGCAGCCGGGTCCGGCGGCGCTGACCGACGGGATCGGCGAAATCGCGGCGATCATCGTGCGCTGGTCGCAGCGGCAGGCGCGGACGGGCAGCTGA
- a CDS encoding DoxX family protein gives MNQATMQDLGRLLLRLAVGVLVLLHGLAKLRTGVRGIERMVEAHGLPGELAWLVLVGEIVAPLMLIIGLHARIGGVLVAINMLVAIFLVHMGDLGRVNSTGGWAIELQLMFLAGAVAVALLGPGRFSANQR, from the coding sequence ATGAACCAGGCAACCATGCAGGACCTCGGCCGGCTGCTGCTGCGGCTTGCGGTCGGCGTGCTGGTGCTGCTGCACGGACTGGCCAAGCTGCGCACGGGGGTACGCGGTATCGAGCGGATGGTGGAAGCGCACGGGCTGCCGGGCGAACTCGCCTGGCTGGTGCTGGTCGGCGAGATCGTGGCGCCCTTGATGCTCATCATCGGCCTGCACGCGCGCATCGGCGGCGTGCTGGTCGCGATCAACATGCTGGTGGCGATCTTCCTGGTGCACATGGGCGACCTCGGCCGAGTGAACTCGACTGGCGGCTGGGCGATCGAGCTGCAGCTGATGTTCCTCGCCGGCGCGGTGGCAGTGGCCCTGCTCGGCCCGGGACGGTTCTCGGCGAACCAGCGCTAG
- a CDS encoding DUF4426 domain-containing protein yields the protein MSRVSGMAGVLACVVALAACGAAPTPPAGQGAPEPPAVARNGDLSVRASVVPTSALSEAAAREYRIERGPRNLLLMVGVRRGDDADERAVPARVSASAVDLRGVRHDVLLREVAVGELTDHIGIVRVTPPDTLRFLVETHTADGEVTRLQFSREVYR from the coding sequence ATGTCCCGGGTATCCGGCATGGCCGGCGTGCTGGCCTGCGTGGTCGCGCTCGCCGCCTGCGGAGCAGCGCCGACCCCGCCCGCGGGTCAGGGCGCGCCCGAGCCGCCGGCCGTCGCCCGCAACGGCGACCTCAGCGTGCGCGCCAGCGTGGTGCCCACCTCGGCACTGAGCGAAGCGGCCGCACGCGAATACCGGATCGAACGCGGGCCCCGCAACCTGCTGCTGATGGTTGGCGTGCGCCGCGGCGACGACGCCGACGAACGCGCGGTGCCGGCGCGGGTGAGCGCCAGCGCGGTCGACCTGCGCGGCGTGCGCCACGACGTGCTGCTGCGCGAAGTGGCCGTCGGCGAACTCACCGACCATATCGGCATCGTCCGCGTCACCCCGCCGGACACGCTGCGCTTCCTGGTCGAAACCCACACCGCCGATGGCGAGGTCACGCGGCTGCAGTTCAGTCGCGAGGTCTACCGGTAG
- the proC gene encoding pyrroline-5-carboxylate reductase: protein MANTPEPTPRDGHTVAFIGGGNMARSLIGGLVAGGVAAGSIRVADPGEATRAGLETDFGVSTFAEATAAVADADVWVMAVKPQVLRGVCEGLGDAARSRAPLVVSVAAGITTAQIERWLGGTAAVVRAMPNTPSLLGAGMTGLYANGRVDGAGRAQAETLLAATGRTEWIDDEALMDAVTAVSGSGPAYVFLFAEAMEAAAIAQGLPAASARLLVQQTLLGASRMLAESGEAPGELRRRVTSPNGTTQAALETFEAGDLRTLVADAVDAARRRGQELSAAND from the coding sequence ATGGCCAACACACCCGAACCCACCCCGCGCGACGGGCACACGGTCGCCTTTATCGGCGGCGGCAACATGGCCCGCAGCCTGATCGGTGGCCTGGTGGCTGGCGGCGTCGCTGCGGGGTCGATCCGCGTGGCGGATCCGGGCGAGGCCACCCGTGCCGGCCTGGAGACCGATTTCGGCGTGAGCACGTTCGCCGAGGCGACCGCGGCGGTGGCGGACGCCGACGTCTGGGTGATGGCGGTGAAGCCGCAGGTGCTTCGCGGTGTCTGCGAGGGCCTGGGGGACGCCGCGCGCAGCCGCGCACCGCTGGTGGTCTCGGTTGCAGCCGGCATCACCACCGCGCAGATCGAACGCTGGCTGGGCGGCACGGCCGCGGTCGTGCGGGCGATGCCCAACACCCCGTCGCTGCTGGGCGCCGGGATGACCGGCCTGTACGCCAACGGGCGCGTCGATGGCGCCGGCCGCGCGCAGGCCGAGACGCTGCTGGCCGCCACCGGCCGCACCGAATGGATCGACGACGAAGCGCTGATGGACGCGGTAACGGCGGTCTCGGGCAGTGGCCCGGCCTATGTGTTCCTGTTTGCCGAAGCGATGGAGGCGGCCGCGATCGCCCAGGGCCTGCCCGCCGCGAGCGCCCGCCTGCTGGTGCAGCAGACCCTGCTGGGCGCGTCGCGCATGCTGGCCGAATCCGGGGAGGCGCCGGGCGAACTGCGGCGGCGGGTGACCTCGCCCAATGGCACCACGCAGGCCGCACTCGAGACCTTCGAGGCCGGCGATCTGCGCACGCTGGTCGCGGATGCCGTGGATGCGGCGCGTCGGCGCGGGCAGGAACTGTCGGCCGCCAATGACTGA
- a CDS encoding YggS family pyridoxal phosphate-dependent enzyme has product MTPDPHHEHRLRCVADRIINAARAAGRPPPRLLAVSKTRDAAEVAALAALRRALGDDRPGFGENYVQEAAGKIGALGDTGIEWHLIGHLQSNKARHAAELFDWVQTVDRPKLVAALAQWRDPARPLDVLVQVNVDDEGSKHGCRPDDIPALAEAIAGEPALRLRGLMAIPTPHTDPEQRRPAFARMRALFDALAANHPRIDTLSMGMSDDLEQAIAEGATLVRVGTALFGPRPPKD; this is encoded by the coding sequence ATGACCCCAGACCCCCATCACGAACACCGCCTGCGCTGCGTTGCAGACAGGATCATCAACGCCGCGCGCGCCGCCGGCCGGCCACCGCCGCGGCTGCTGGCCGTCAGCAAGACCCGCGACGCTGCCGAAGTGGCGGCGCTGGCCGCGCTGCGACGCGCCCTGGGTGACGACCGCCCGGGCTTCGGCGAGAACTACGTGCAGGAAGCCGCGGGCAAGATCGGGGCGCTCGGCGATACGGGCATCGAATGGCATCTGATCGGCCACCTGCAGTCCAACAAGGCGCGCCACGCCGCGGAACTGTTCGACTGGGTGCAGACCGTGGACCGCCCGAAGCTCGTCGCCGCGCTGGCGCAGTGGCGCGACCCGGCCCGGCCGCTCGACGTGCTGGTGCAGGTCAATGTCGACGACGAAGGCAGCAAGCACGGCTGCCGCCCGGACGACATCCCCGCGCTGGCCGAGGCCATCGCCGGCGAACCCGCGCTGCGGTTGCGCGGCCTGATGGCGATCCCCACCCCGCACACCGACCCTGAGCAGCGCCGCCCCGCGTTCGCGCGCATGCGGGCGCTGTTCGACGCGCTGGCGGCCAACCACCCCCGCATCGATACCCTGTCGATGGGCATGAGCGACGACCTCGAGCAGGCGATCGCCGAAGGCGCGACCCTGGTGCGCGTGGGCACCGCCCTGTTCGGCCCGCGCCCGCCGAAAGACTGA
- a CDS encoding type IV pilus twitching motility protein PilT, with product MDIAELLAFSVKNKASDLHLSAGLPPMIRVDGDVRRINIPALDHKQVHALVYDIMSDKQRRDYEEFLEVDFSFEIPGLARFRVNAFNQNRGAGAVFRTVPSEVLTLEDLGCPPVFRQLIDQPQGLILVTGPTGSGKSTTLAAMVDHINKNEYGHILTIEDPIEFVHTSQKCLINQREVHRDTHGFNEALRSALREDPDYILVGEMRDMETIRLALTAAETGHLVFATLHTSSAAKTIDRIIDVFPAGEKPMVRSMLSESLRAVISQALLKKVGGGRTAAWEIMVGIPAIRNLIREDKVAQMYSAIQTGQQHGMMTLDQHLQDLVKRGLITRAQAKDYAKDKRTFE from the coding sequence ATGGATATCGCCGAACTGTTGGCGTTTTCGGTCAAGAACAAGGCATCGGACCTGCATCTGTCGGCAGGCCTGCCGCCGATGATCCGCGTCGACGGCGACGTGCGCCGGATCAACATCCCCGCACTCGACCACAAGCAGGTGCACGCGCTGGTCTACGACATCATGTCGGACAAGCAGCGTCGCGATTACGAGGAATTCCTCGAGGTCGACTTCTCGTTCGAGATCCCGGGCCTGGCGCGCTTCCGTGTCAACGCGTTCAACCAGAACCGTGGCGCCGGCGCGGTGTTCCGTACCGTGCCGTCGGAAGTGCTGACGCTCGAGGACCTCGGCTGTCCGCCGGTGTTCCGCCAGCTCATCGACCAGCCGCAGGGCCTGATCCTGGTGACCGGGCCGACGGGTTCCGGCAAGTCCACCACGCTGGCGGCGATGGTCGACCACATCAACAAGAACGAGTACGGGCACATCCTCACCATCGAGGACCCGATCGAGTTCGTGCACACCTCGCAGAAGTGCCTGATCAACCAGCGCGAGGTGCACCGCGACACCCATGGCTTCAACGAGGCACTGCGTTCGGCACTGCGCGAGGACCCGGACTACATCCTGGTCGGCGAAATGCGCGACATGGAAACCATCCGCCTCGCGCTGACTGCCGCCGAGACCGGCCACCTGGTGTTCGCCACCCTGCACACCTCGTCGGCCGCCAAGACCATCGACCGCATCATCGACGTGTTCCCGGCCGGCGAGAAGCCGATGGTGCGTTCGATGCTGTCGGAGTCGCTGCGCGCGGTGATCTCGCAGGCGCTGCTGAAGAAGGTCGGCGGCGGGCGCACCGCGGCCTGGGAAATCATGGTCGGCATCCCGGCCATCCGGAACCTGATCCGCGAGGACAAGGTCGCGCAGATGTACTCGGCGATCCAGACCGGCCAGCAGCACGGCATGATGACGCTCGACCAGCACCTGCAGGACCTGGTCAAGCGCGGACTGATCACCCGCGCGCAGGCCAAGGACTACGCCAAGGACAAGCGCACGTTCGAGTGA
- a CDS encoding PilT/PilU family type 4a pilus ATPase encodes MSSIDFTSFLKLMAHQKASDLFITAGMPPSIKVHGKISPVTQNPLTPQQARDLVLNVMTPAQREEFEKTHECNFAIGVSGVGRFRVSCFYQRNQVGMVLRRIETKIPTVEELNLPPIIKTLAMTKRGIIIFVGATGTGKSTSLAAMIGYRNHNSTGHIITIEDPIEFVHKHEGCIITQREVGIDTDSWENALKNTLRQAPDVIMIGEVRTREGMDHAIAFAETGHLVLCTLHANNANQAMDRIINFFPEDRRSQLLMDLSLNLKGVVAQQLIPTPDGKGRRVAMEVLLGTPLVQDYIRDGEVHKLKDVMKESTNLGMKTFDQSLFELYQAGEISYEDALRYADSANEVRLRIKLAQGGDARTLSQGLDGVEIAELR; translated from the coding sequence ATGAGCAGCATCGACTTCACCTCGTTCCTCAAGCTGATGGCCCACCAGAAGGCCTCGGACCTGTTCATCACCGCCGGCATGCCGCCGTCAATCAAGGTGCACGGCAAGATCTCGCCGGTGACCCAGAACCCGCTGACGCCGCAGCAGGCGCGCGACCTGGTGCTCAACGTGATGACCCCCGCGCAGCGCGAGGAATTCGAGAAGACCCACGAGTGCAACTTCGCGATCGGTGTGTCCGGCGTGGGCCGGTTCCGCGTGTCGTGCTTCTACCAGCGCAACCAGGTGGGCATGGTGCTGCGCCGGATCGAGACCAAGATCCCGACCGTCGAAGAGCTCAACCTGCCGCCGATCATCAAGACGCTGGCGATGACCAAGCGCGGCATCATCATCTTCGTCGGTGCCACCGGCACGGGTAAGTCCACGTCGCTGGCGGCGATGATCGGCTACCGCAACCACAACTCGACCGGCCACATCATCACCATCGAGGATCCGATCGAGTTCGTGCACAAGCACGAGGGCTGCATCATCACCCAGCGCGAGGTCGGCATCGACACCGACAGCTGGGAGAACGCGCTGAAGAACACGCTGCGCCAGGCGCCGGACGTGATCATGATCGGCGAGGTGCGTACCCGCGAGGGCATGGACCACGCCATCGCCTTCGCCGAGACCGGGCATCTCGTGCTGTGCACGCTGCATGCGAACAACGCCAACCAGGCGATGGACCGCATCATCAACTTCTTCCCCGAGGACCGTCGCAGCCAGCTGCTGATGGACCTCTCGCTCAACCTCAAGGGCGTGGTCGCGCAACAGCTGATCCCGACGCCCGATGGCAAGGGCCGCCGCGTGGCGATGGAAGTCCTGCTCGGCACCCCGCTGGTGCAGGACTACATCCGCGACGGCGAGGTCCACAAGCTCAAGGATGTCATGAAGGAATCCACCAACCTCGGCATGAAGACCTTCGACCAGAGCCTGTTCGAGCTCTACCAGGCCGGGGAGATCTCCTACGAGGACGCGCTGCGCTACGCCGACTCCGCCAACGAGGTGCGCCTGCGCATCAAGCTCGCCCAGGGCGGCGACGCCCGTACGCTGAGCCAGGGCCTGGACGGGGTGGAGATCGCCGAGCTCCGCTGA
- a CDS encoding DUF72 domain-containing protein — MSTATHPGKVRIGISGWRYTPWRGVFYPQCLAQRRELEFASRTFPTIEINGSFYSLQHPDSYQRWHDETPDNFVFAVKGHRFITHHLRLRDPRIPVANFLSSGLLRLGPKLGPILWQLPPNFLYDEERLRGFLAVLPHDTEQALALARQRETSRMQGRCALTTDAQRPLRHALEVRHANFNNPGFVDLLREYGVALVVADTAGRWPLLEDLTADFVYLRLHGDEELYASGYSDDALDDWARRMAAWTRGTEPRGARRAGGPAPNRVPRDVYCYFDNDIKTHAPYDAQELARRVALRTGPSAVVAPQGPPLASRHPPLA; from the coding sequence ATGAGCACTGCCACCCACCCCGGGAAGGTCCGCATCGGTATTTCCGGCTGGCGCTACACGCCGTGGCGTGGCGTGTTCTATCCGCAGTGCCTGGCGCAGCGCCGCGAGCTGGAATTCGCCTCGCGCACCTTCCCGACCATCGAGATCAACGGCAGCTTCTACTCGCTGCAGCATCCGGACAGCTACCAGCGCTGGCACGACGAGACCCCTGACAACTTCGTGTTCGCGGTCAAAGGGCACCGCTTCATCACCCACCACCTGCGCCTGCGCGACCCGCGCATCCCGGTGGCCAATTTCCTCTCGTCGGGGCTGCTGCGGCTGGGGCCGAAACTGGGGCCGATCCTGTGGCAGTTGCCGCCGAATTTCCTGTATGACGAAGAGCGGCTACGCGGCTTCCTCGCGGTGCTGCCGCACGACACCGAACAGGCGCTGGCACTGGCCCGCCAGCGCGAGACCTCACGCATGCAGGGGCGCTGCGCGCTCACCACCGATGCGCAACGGCCGCTACGCCATGCGCTGGAAGTGCGTCATGCAAACTTCAACAACCCGGGCTTCGTCGACCTGCTGCGCGAATACGGGGTTGCACTGGTGGTTGCCGACACCGCAGGGCGCTGGCCGCTGCTGGAGGACCTGACCGCGGATTTCGTCTACCTGCGCCTGCACGGCGACGAGGAGCTGTACGCCAGCGGCTACAGCGATGACGCGCTCGACGACTGGGCGCGACGCATGGCCGCATGGACGCGCGGCACGGAACCGCGTGGCGCACGCCGTGCCGGCGGGCCGGCGCCGAACCGGGTCCCGCGCGACGTCTACTGCTATTTCGACAACGACATCAAGACCCATGCGCCCTACGACGCGCAGGAGCTCGCGCGTCGCGTGGCGTTGCGCACGGGGCCATCCGCGGTGGTGGCACCGCAAGGCCCGCCACTCGCTTCGCGGCATCCGCCCCTGGCATGA